The DNA window CTCGTAGCGTTGAAGGGGGAGGCCGAGGGCGGCGGAGGCAGGTGCCGGACATGGATAGCGAGCTTCATGCCTCCATAGCAAAACCCTTTACCGCTAATGAAGTAATAAGGTCTAGTGACATTCAAATGAACCACATCTCTTCCAGCTCCGGTGGTGAAATTATGGAGTGGCTGATCGGAATTGCAATTCTCATACTCTGTTTTGTTCACCTCCAACACATTCATTTGGTTCCTGTCGTACACAAAAACTAACACAAACAACCGCCAAATTACCCACAAACCAACTCATTAGCTACACAAATCCGCATCAGATCTATAAATTGAAGTGCTTACAGAGCCAGTCATCGTAATAGAAGTGTTTTCCCTCAGCCCACATAGTGTAGTTCACATTGGTCGTCCAACCCATCTTGCCACCGACAGTCCACCGCGTCGCCGAAACTTCCGGCATTGCCGTCAGCATAactgccgccgccgccgcagcCACCAGCAGCCAAACGCCGCCGACCCTTGTTCTTAGAACCTGCATAGCTCTGTATTTCAGTGTGTGCATCCATGACTGAGGAGTGATGCttataaagattaaagaaGAGGTTGGTTTATAGATCCACAACTTCCATTACTTCTTTAATTCAACTCAACTACTGGGTTAGTACAAATTATTAAaccccaattttttttttttaatacaaatttatttttcaacgtATATTCAAtcccaaaatatttaataagctgttttaaaattttgaaaatgtgtaattaatttataaatttagaattttgagattaattgaagttatttttatttttgtatagtATTGTGTGggtcttttttttaaagttaaaaggaTATTTATGTTACTTTTGAACTCGAAAATTGAGGGcacttatttttataaataaaattgaaatagtgGAGACCACTGATTCGACCCATAATCTAACAGTCAAATTATTAGTCCTTTTACACAATTATGTAGGACAATGGTCCTAACTTTtacaaaattagggttttcttttgtaatttatgtTCAAACATGTTATTCAACCTTCAGACCCATTTCTGTCAAccttttgaagaaaaagtccaaatttttggatttacaaaacattgaaaacttaaaatcatttaCAATGTAAGATCAAGCGAGCAATTTTCAACCTTCTACTctttatactaaaaatattcttgacACAATTCAAATCAATAAACTAGAATATTCTCACTGTCTTTTAATCGTCTAGAATgtgttagacaaacacgactctcgacaatgatatgatattgtccactttgagcgtatgctctcgtggctttgctttgagcttccagaaaaggcctcacaccaatggtgagagtattccttgatcaTAAATCCataatcattctctaaattagtcgacatgagactttcatcatccaacaaaatgAACTCACAATATAAAGAGTTGAtgaattgaaatgaattttaaagaaCATAAGCTTTTCAAACTCGTGgtaaattaattcattaccagttttagtaaaaaaaaatcaacacaaCACGAATAAAAGATTTCATTCTAATTGGTCGATTCATTCACTAGACGAGGCAATCACTTGTTTTTCTTGTATTAGTGAGTGTCTACGCCTCAACCAACTCACAAGACAATCACTTGAACCTCCAACATTTGATTGTCAAAGAAACTCCTAACATATTAAATCCTAAGTATACGTCCAAAAGAAATATTCATGCTCTCCTTTCAAATGGGCAACTCTAAtcttgtgtgtgtgtgtttggtTATTAGAGTTGGTGAAATGAAATTGCAAACATAATGATAACCAAAATATGAACCCAAATTTTCACTTCAGGTTGCAGACTCAAGTTTATACATAGCAAATCAATATGAGAGAATGTGCATCTACACTACATAATGTTTACTCTCAATATAGACATTAAATTACCAAGTAATCCATACATCCCTcatacttcaaattttacaaCTAACATTAGCGGATAACAAAAATTTACCACTGAATAATCCTCATCCCTATCTCCATCTTTACGCAGTGAGATAGAAAATTACCTCAGAGATAATAATCTCCCGGTGGGGAATGGTTAAAAATGGAGTAGCACTTGGAAACAAATCAagaaatgtatttttcttgCTGCTCTTGAAGAAGCCTTGCCGAAGACTTGGCATCCAGATAGAGAGCGCAAACTTCTTCGAGATCTCCCTGTGGATGTAAAGCAACCAAAACAGATAAATGGAGCTTCGTTGTTTGGATCAACTTTCTAAGAgcttaaacataattttttttacacttcaaaatatatatattttttaacactTCGAAAGTTCAATTCGAACATGTCCATAACGTCCCATCAACTAAAGAAACAAGAGTTGGACATCTATACCTTGCATATGCTGTCTCGACCATTCATTTTTGCCACAACGCTAGCAGGCGATAGCAATTGAACTGCATGTCTACAGAACCAACAAAAGGTTTCAGTC is part of the Cucurbita pepo subsp. pepo cultivar mu-cu-16 chromosome LG03, ASM280686v2, whole genome shotgun sequence genome and encodes:
- the LOC111791191 gene encoding lamin-like protein; this translates as MQVLRTRVGGVWLLVAAAAAAVMLTAMPEVSATRWTVGGKMGWTTNVNYTMWAEGKHFYYDDWLFFVYDRNQMNVLEVNKTEYENCNSDQPLHNFTTGAGRDVVHLNVTRPYYFISGKGFCYGGMKLAIHVRHLPPPPSASPFNATSSALRSSYIAHTPFVLTAVFAIAALREAFCRFW